One part of the Bacteroidia bacterium genome encodes these proteins:
- a CDS encoding ABC transporter ATP-binding protein translates to MITLKALSKIYRTDEIETTALNEISIEISKGEFVSVMGPSGCGKSTMLNILGLLDKPEKGSYGFLGEEMANLSERERSKVRKKHFGFVFQNFNLIDELTVFENVELPLIYNKISAKERKEKVNEILERIGIAHRSNHFPQQLSGGQQQRVAVARALVTNPEVILADEPTGNLDSSNGNEVMELLCELNEAGTTIIMVTHSANDASYSSRIVNLLDGQIVSERNATKAQAI, encoded by the coding sequence ATGATTACTTTAAAAGCCCTGAGCAAAATCTACAGAACCGACGAAATCGAAACTACTGCCCTCAATGAGATCAGTATCGAGATTTCAAAAGGCGAATTTGTATCCGTAATGGGACCTTCGGGTTGTGGAAAATCTACTATGCTCAACATCCTTGGACTTTTGGACAAGCCAGAAAAAGGCTCCTATGGGTTCCTTGGTGAAGAAATGGCCAACCTTAGCGAAAGAGAAAGATCAAAAGTCCGTAAAAAACATTTCGGATTTGTCTTTCAGAACTTCAACCTCATTGACGAACTGACAGTTTTTGAAAATGTCGAGCTTCCTCTCATTTACAACAAGATTTCTGCAAAGGAAAGAAAGGAAAAAGTAAATGAGATTTTGGAAAGAATAGGTATTGCTCATCGTTCCAATCATTTTCCTCAGCAACTTTCGGGAGGTCAGCAACAAAGAGTAGCGGTAGCCAGAGCTTTGGTAACCAATCCTGAAGTTATCCTGGCGGATGAGCCTACGGGAAATCTGGATAGTTCCAATGGTAATGAAGTCATGGAGCTCCTCTGCGAATTGAATGAAGCCGGAACTACCATCATCATGGTTACACACTCCGCCAATGATGCAAGTTATTCCAGCCGTATTGTGAATTTACTGGATGGCCAGATTGTATCTGAGCGCAATGCGACCAAGGCCCAGGCGATATAA
- a CDS encoding HlyD family efflux transporter periplasmic adaptor subunit, whose product MDKKIEKKKWSQRKTFYLLGGLMVLALSAWGYSAMSEKVYKLNLDSSGISIRTAERAEFQDIILIDGTLEPISSVLVNTPEGGTVEKVFIEDGVVVKAGTPLLKLANPSVMLGYMTQETAIVEQMNNLQNLKLALDKDQRNLQESLIDIQYQLQNDERDFQVDTQLFEGGVIPENDFLDSQGDYEYRLKKKDFLQDNVNVTGKNNEVQLRRINRSLVLMERNLEVIHENMERLQVRAPVSGRLSSFDPVIGESFSPNQTIAKIDVLKGYKVKGQVNEFYLSQVKPGQRARFSFDGNLVELEVKKVLPEVIAGNFEIDLLFVEKAPEAIRTGLSVQVRLELSEASMAVKIPRGAYFHSSGGQFVYVVGPQKKEAYKRTIRIGRMNPSYYEVLEGLEEGEEIITSSYEAYKEYEKIILSQ is encoded by the coding sequence ATGGATAAAAAGATCGAAAAGAAAAAATGGAGTCAGCGCAAGACTTTCTATCTCCTGGGAGGCCTGATGGTACTGGCCCTTTCAGCCTGGGGATACTCAGCCATGAGTGAGAAGGTTTATAAGCTAAATCTCGATTCCTCCGGCATCTCGATTCGCACAGCCGAGCGTGCAGAATTTCAAGATATCATATTAATTGACGGAACATTAGAACCGATCAGTTCCGTCCTGGTCAATACACCCGAAGGGGGTACCGTTGAAAAGGTCTTCATTGAGGACGGTGTCGTCGTGAAGGCCGGTACTCCCCTTCTGAAACTCGCCAATCCTTCTGTGATGCTGGGATATATGACCCAAGAGACTGCTATTGTAGAACAGATGAACAATCTCCAAAATCTGAAACTGGCTTTGGATAAAGATCAGAGGAACCTGCAGGAATCTCTGATCGATATCCAGTATCAACTCCAAAATGATGAGCGAGACTTTCAGGTAGACACTCAGCTTTTTGAGGGAGGCGTCATTCCGGAGAATGACTTTCTCGATAGCCAGGGGGATTACGAATACCGCCTGAAGAAAAAAGATTTCCTTCAGGACAATGTAAATGTAACCGGTAAGAATAATGAAGTGCAGCTCAGACGAATCAATCGTTCATTGGTACTCATGGAAAGAAACCTGGAAGTCATCCATGAAAATATGGAACGTCTGCAAGTGAGAGCGCCTGTTAGTGGTAGACTTTCCTCCTTCGATCCAGTCATAGGAGAATCTTTTTCCCCTAATCAAACCATAGCTAAAATAGATGTCCTCAAAGGATATAAAGTAAAAGGACAGGTAAATGAATTTTATCTGAGTCAGGTAAAGCCTGGACAAAGGGCTCGATTTTCCTTTGATGGAAATCTGGTTGAATTAGAAGTTAAAAAAGTTCTCCCAGAGGTGATAGCCGGCAACTTTGAGATTGACCTCCTTTTTGTAGAAAAAGCACCTGAAGCCATACGGACAGGCCTATCTGTACAGGTCAGGCTTGAATTATCTGAAGCCAGTATGGCCGTCAAAATTCCTCGGGGGGCTTATTTCCATAGTTCCGGAGGACAGTTTGTATATGTCGTCGGGCCCCAAAAGAAAGAAGCATATAAAAGAACAATACGTATCGGACGCATGAACCCCAGTTACTATGAGGTTCTTGAAGGACTTGAGGAAGGTGAAGAAATAATCACTTCCTCCTATGAAGCCTATAAAGAATATGAAAAGATCATCCTTAGCCAATAA
- a CDS encoding sigma-54 dependent transcriptional regulator, with the protein MKKTTATILVIDDDDDVLLSAELLLKRNYTRILTDSHPRDLNRLISTEKPDLILLDMNYRVGFNDGEEGLYWLSHIHDINPEIPVILMTAYGEVELAVQALKMGANDFILKPWKNEQLLEKIEKALEQSASNSSRLKKKNKNFQEQSQEEFRFVIGESDAMKEVMQVVGKVSATTANVLLLGESGTGKQHIARKIHAMSERKDKAFVHVDLGSLSETLFESELFGHRRGAFTDAKEDKKGRFEMAAGGTIFLDEIGNLPLNLQAKLLGVLQDRKVSRIGEGEERKVDARFIFATNAPLAQWVDEGKFREDLMYRINTIEVSLPPLRERKDDIREFIKYYVRFYAAKYDKVGLKVEKGACQLLKTHNWPGNIRELQHAIERAVIMSEGDEIKVKDFKLKKTASGNGSMDLENLNIQDIEKLLIDKALSKHRGNISKAAKDLGLTRAALYRRMEKYNL; encoded by the coding sequence ATGAAGAAAACTACTGCCACCATTTTGGTCATCGATGATGATGACGATGTTTTGTTGTCAGCCGAATTATTGCTGAAGCGAAACTACACCCGTATTCTCACGGACTCGCATCCGCGTGACCTTAACCGACTGATTTCCACCGAGAAACCGGATTTGATATTGCTCGATATGAACTATCGTGTCGGCTTTAATGATGGGGAAGAAGGCCTCTATTGGTTGAGCCATATTCATGATATAAATCCTGAAATTCCGGTGATCCTAATGACCGCTTATGGGGAGGTTGAACTGGCTGTTCAGGCTTTGAAAATGGGAGCCAATGATTTCATTTTAAAGCCCTGGAAAAACGAGCAGCTTCTGGAGAAAATTGAGAAAGCTTTGGAACAATCAGCTTCAAATAGTTCTCGATTGAAGAAAAAAAATAAAAATTTTCAGGAGCAAAGCCAGGAAGAATTTCGCTTTGTGATTGGGGAGTCTGATGCTATGAAAGAAGTCATGCAGGTAGTCGGAAAAGTGAGTGCAACTACTGCCAATGTACTGCTTCTCGGAGAGAGCGGAACGGGCAAGCAACACATTGCCCGGAAGATTCATGCGATGTCAGAACGAAAGGATAAAGCCTTTGTCCATGTGGATCTGGGTTCTCTTTCTGAAACCCTCTTTGAAAGCGAATTATTTGGTCATCGAAGAGGAGCTTTCACAGATGCAAAAGAAGATAAAAAAGGCCGCTTTGAAATGGCAGCCGGGGGCACCATATTCCTGGATGAAATTGGGAATTTACCCCTTAACCTCCAGGCAAAATTATTAGGTGTATTGCAGGATCGGAAAGTAAGCAGGATCGGGGAAGGGGAGGAAAGAAAGGTCGATGCGCGATTCATTTTTGCAACCAATGCACCCCTTGCTCAATGGGTCGATGAAGGTAAATTTCGCGAAGACTTGATGTATCGCATCAATACCATAGAAGTATCCCTGCCACCTTTGCGAGAGCGAAAGGATGATATTCGAGAATTCATCAAATACTACGTAAGATTTTATGCTGCCAAATATGATAAAGTAGGCTTGAAAGTAGAGAAAGGCGCTTGTCAATTGCTGAAAACCCATAATTGGCCTGGCAATATCCGTGAGCTGCAACATGCCATCGAAAGAGCAGTAATTATGTCTGAAGGGGATGAGATAAAGGTCAAGGATTTTAAACTGAAAAAAACAGCCTCGGGAAATGGAAGTATGGACTTGGAAAACTTAAACATTCAGGACATTGAAAAACTCCTGATTGATAAAGCCCTTTCCAAACATAGGGGGAATATCAGTAAGGCAGCCAAAGACCTGGGGCTGACACGCGCAGCACTCTACAGGCGCATGGAAAAATACAATCTCTAA
- a CDS encoding ATP-binding protein, protein MIKRFSIQIIIRVIMLLASCLVLAYFYSSGYWFSLAGLMILIAIQVYTLNDYVNDTNHSLSKFLDALKSEDYSVYFSPSSKGSSFTELYRDFNTIISIYKKNKVEKDAQHKHFQQILEYIRLGVISINQEDLEEEQSIHEILFFNTAAGEILGQPKHKYWHRLERQVPWFGKEIRQLKDGGKKLLDLEMGGERKQLSLNVIKVRFMEKANLIISFQDINSEIEQKEIEAWHNVIRVLAHEMMNSFTPVSSLASTIKSMTENGNGRLIEMDHINEEAIRDINLAASTINKRSEGLMEFVNDYRTISQVPVPRIEPVNVKEFLKGIYFLMKPSLKEKSITLIPAKVPPKATLYIDEKMIEQVLINLIGNSIHALSHKADRCIKFSYELKPGQSILSIEDNGKGIPDEILKQVFIPFFTTRKDGSGIGLSLSKTIMRQHKGHLLINSQEGQFTQISLVFNNPDFS, encoded by the coding sequence GTGATAAAACGATTCTCCATTCAGATCATCATACGGGTCATCATGCTCTTGGCAAGTTGTCTGGTACTGGCCTATTTTTATTCGAGTGGCTATTGGTTTAGCCTGGCAGGTTTGATGATCCTGATCGCTATACAGGTTTACACCCTCAATGATTATGTCAATGATACCAATCATTCCCTTTCCAAATTTCTGGATGCCCTGAAAAGTGAGGATTATTCTGTCTACTTTTCTCCATCTTCCAAAGGGAGTTCTTTCACCGAACTATATCGTGACTTTAACACCATCATTTCCATTTATAAAAAGAATAAAGTAGAGAAGGACGCCCAGCACAAGCATTTCCAGCAAATCCTGGAATACATACGACTCGGAGTGATTTCGATCAATCAGGAAGATCTGGAGGAAGAGCAGAGCATTCATGAGATCCTCTTTTTCAATACAGCTGCGGGCGAAATTTTGGGACAACCCAAGCATAAATACTGGCACAGACTGGAGAGACAAGTACCCTGGTTTGGCAAAGAAATCAGGCAATTGAAGGATGGTGGCAAGAAATTGCTGGACTTGGAAATGGGAGGGGAAAGGAAACAACTTTCCCTCAATGTGATCAAGGTCCGATTTATGGAGAAAGCCAATTTGATTATCAGTTTTCAAGACATCAATTCGGAAATTGAGCAAAAGGAAATAGAAGCCTGGCACAATGTGATCCGGGTATTGGCGCATGAAATGATGAATTCTTTTACTCCCGTAAGCTCTCTGGCCTCTACCATCAAATCCATGACGGAAAATGGCAATGGAAGGCTCATCGAGATGGATCATATCAATGAGGAAGCTATTCGGGATATCAATCTGGCTGCCAGCACAATCAATAAACGCTCAGAAGGCCTGATGGAATTTGTCAATGACTATCGAACCATTTCTCAGGTTCCGGTTCCGCGGATTGAGCCGGTCAATGTAAAAGAATTTCTGAAGGGCATTTATTTCCTGATGAAACCGAGCCTGAAGGAAAAATCCATCACCCTCATTCCTGCCAAAGTGCCCCCCAAAGCAACTTTGTACATAGATGAAAAAATGATCGAGCAGGTTCTGATCAACCTTATCGGGAATAGTATTCATGCCCTTTCCCATAAAGCCGATCGCTGTATCAAATTTAGTTATGAATTGAAACCGGGGCAGAGCATATTGAGCATAGAAGACAATGGGAAAGGAATTCCGGATGAGATCCTCAAGCAGGTATTTATCCCATTTTTTACTACCCGTAAAGATGGATCCGGTATCGGTCTGAGTTTATCCAAGACCATCATGCGCCAACACAAAGGACATTTGTTGATCAATTCTCAGGAAGGCCAGTTTACCCAGATTTCCCTGGTGTTTAATAATCCGGATTTTAGCTAA
- a CDS encoding peptidylprolyl isomerase, whose product MGKILKEPLLHFLIVGACLFLLYECSNKNTSANRAQIILTNADLEQMITAYENNWSQVPDTQTLRGLVDEHVRGEIMYQEALHLGLEHNDEIIKRRLRQKYEFLVKDLSSIQQPETEELERFYEEHAESYQSARKMSFSHIYFSPDKRKEPLLDAQKLLKEVSNKDVKPEAYGDDFHLQQFYASRDYREIVQNYGKQFSDTLFSQSSTGWQKPILSGYGVHLVHISSIEEPESIPFPEVKNLVLQDWKAEQLKRFNDELYESLLGNYEVIHQHDFF is encoded by the coding sequence ATGGGAAAGATTCTAAAAGAACCACTACTACACTTCCTGATTGTAGGTGCCTGCCTCTTTTTACTATACGAATGCAGCAATAAAAATACATCGGCTAATCGAGCTCAGATTATTCTTACGAATGCTGATCTGGAGCAGATGATTACAGCCTATGAAAATAATTGGAGCCAGGTCCCGGATACTCAGACTCTGAGAGGGCTGGTGGATGAGCATGTGCGGGGGGAAATCATGTATCAGGAAGCCTTACATCTTGGTCTTGAACACAATGATGAGATCATCAAAAGACGACTTCGTCAGAAGTATGAGTTTTTAGTAAAAGACCTGTCCAGTATTCAACAGCCTGAAACAGAAGAACTGGAACGATTTTATGAGGAGCATGCAGAATCCTATCAGTCTGCTCGAAAGATGAGTTTTTCCCACATCTACTTTAGCCCGGACAAAAGAAAAGAACCTCTGCTAGATGCACAGAAGCTATTGAAAGAGGTATCGAATAAAGACGTGAAGCCTGAAGCTTATGGAGATGATTTTCATTTGCAGCAGTTTTATGCTTCTCGCGACTATCGGGAGATTGTTCAGAATTATGGCAAGCAGTTTAGCGATACCCTTTTTAGCCAATCATCCACAGGTTGGCAAAAGCCTATCCTTTCTGGATATGGGGTACATCTTGTACATATTTCTTCCATAGAAGAACCCGAATCTATTCCTTTTCCTGAGGTCAAGAATCTGGTCTTACAGGATTGGAAAGCAGAGCAACTCAAGCGCTTCAATGATGAGCTTTACGAAAGCTTATTAGGCAATTATGAAGTGATTCATCAGCATGATTTCTTTTAA
- a CDS encoding HupE/UreJ family protein codes for MSVIYSYKDSSSAKSSPKKTSWGWDTNKATGNAGGLGFFVPIFRHFAKKWQENSIRVKKITVFLILLIESNLLVAHEIRPAYLRIDQKTDSTYELTWKIPTLENMVPIIVPVFEEGFVMQEKDFDRLASAAIRKYELLGKESLAGKKIRIDRLEETLIDALVQIQLLNGNSYSFLLQPDNPEKVIPIEPSRGEVAILYLTLGVEHILIGYDHLLFVLGLLLLLSGFGTLLKTITSFTIAHSITLGIAAMGWFALPQAPVEAVIALSILFLAKEYLRVLNGEKSLSAQYPWLVAFVFGLLHGFGFAGALQEIGFPQQDVPLALFTFNVGVELGQILFVAFVYLLLFLLKKMKIVFAKWTYKVPPYVMGSVAAFWLIQRVLGF; via the coding sequence ATGAGTGTCATTTATTCCTATAAAGATTCAAGTTCAGCTAAGTCTAGCCCCAAAAAAACGAGCTGGGGATGGGACACAAATAAAGCGACTGGAAATGCGGGAGGCCTTGGTTTTTTCGTTCCGATTTTCCGGCACTTTGCTAAAAAGTGGCAAGAGAATTCTATTAGAGTTAAAAAAATAACTGTTTTCCTGATCCTGCTAATAGAGAGTAATCTATTGGTAGCCCACGAAATCAGACCGGCCTATCTAAGAATAGACCAAAAAACAGATTCGACCTACGAATTGACCTGGAAGATACCGACCCTTGAGAATATGGTGCCGATTATTGTACCTGTTTTTGAGGAAGGATTTGTCATGCAGGAGAAAGACTTTGATCGATTGGCTTCGGCTGCAATTCGGAAGTATGAATTGCTAGGGAAAGAAAGCTTAGCCGGAAAGAAGATTCGGATAGATCGTTTGGAGGAAACCCTGATTGATGCTTTGGTACAAATCCAGTTGCTCAATGGAAATAGTTATAGTTTTCTCCTCCAACCGGACAATCCTGAAAAAGTAATTCCGATTGAACCGAGTAGGGGAGAAGTGGCGATTTTGTATTTGACCTTGGGGGTGGAGCATATTTTGATTGGCTACGATCATTTGCTTTTTGTGCTGGGCTTATTGCTGCTTTTGTCTGGCTTTGGTACGCTATTGAAAACTATAACTTCTTTTACCATAGCGCATAGCATTACGCTCGGAATTGCGGCTATGGGTTGGTTTGCTCTGCCACAAGCACCGGTGGAGGCAGTGATTGCTTTGAGTATTCTCTTTTTGGCGAAAGAATATTTGCGCGTATTGAATGGAGAAAAAAGTCTGAGTGCCCAGTATCCCTGGTTGGTAGCTTTTGTTTTTGGACTGTTGCACGGCTTTGGTTTTGCAGGCGCTTTACAGGAAATCGGCTTTCCCCAGCAGGACGTTCCATTAGCGCTCTTTACCTTTAATGTGGGCGTCGAATTGGGGCAGATTCTTTTCGTAGCTTTTGTTTACCTCCTCCTTTTCCTCCTCAAGAAGATGAAGATTGTCTTTGCAAAATGGACCTATAAAGTACCTCCTTATGTGATGGGTTCAGTAGCTGCTTTTTGGCTGATCCAGCGGGTGTTGGGGTTTTGA
- a CDS encoding T9SS type A sorting domain-containing protein — protein MKKALLLSICILALGIDSIACTLGAIPSTFCQAVKFNHYLIASGKILQKIDRGYLIEIEEVFRGEESRCQVKVFEQADWNCTGTLFDYEIEFMGEVGDIILFEARKIKYAENEWDVIGEYRSPYVKIGAFDLLNVPLKKKGNKFNGPFSENQNSVRADRVLQSLDDCEVQNLLPQARQLCGEFPLNLYPNPTHESIFLEQAIESYTSVKLYDLKGKLVHTQNTYEPSLGIPTTHLVSGLYLVVAKRGEATFRQKLLVSH, from the coding sequence ATGAAAAAAGCCTTACTCCTAAGTATATGCATACTCGCTTTGGGAATTGACAGTATTGCCTGTACGCTCGGGGCAATTCCATCTACTTTTTGCCAAGCTGTAAAATTTAACCATTACCTGATTGCCAGTGGGAAAATCCTGCAGAAAATTGATCGAGGTTACCTTATCGAAATCGAGGAAGTCTTTAGAGGAGAGGAGAGCAGGTGTCAGGTAAAGGTGTTTGAACAGGCAGACTGGAATTGCACGGGCACCCTCTTCGATTACGAAATCGAGTTTATGGGAGAGGTAGGAGACATCATTTTATTTGAAGCCAGAAAAATCAAATATGCCGAAAATGAATGGGATGTAATCGGAGAATACCGTAGTCCTTATGTAAAAATCGGGGCTTTTGATTTACTGAATGTTCCCCTAAAAAAGAAAGGCAATAAATTCAATGGTCCTTTTTCAGAAAACCAAAATTCTGTTCGGGCAGATAGAGTCTTGCAAAGCCTCGATGATTGCGAAGTGCAGAATCTTCTGCCGCAAGCTCGACAGCTATGTGGCGAATTTCCCCTAAACCTATATCCCAATCCTACCCATGAAAGCATTTTCCTGGAGCAGGCTATAGAAAGTTATACTTCCGTAAAATTATATGACCTAAAGGGAAAGCTTGTCCATACACAAAATACTTATGAACCTTCCCTTGGTATTCCTACAACTCACTTGGTTTCAGGCCTCTACCTGGTCGTGGCGAAAAGAGGAGAGGCAACTTTCAGGCAGAAGTTATTGGTGAGTCATTAG
- a CDS encoding T9SS type A sorting domain-containing protein: protein MKKTLLFSILILIYTIQAFSCSLAVRDVSFCEVSEYKLYMIASGKIIKKIDRGYIIEIHEVYRGSEERCEVKVFEREDWNCTGIPFDYEIEFMGDVGDVILFHATPIETAETAWEEAGEYRSPYVKIADYDFTNLPLKKNGNKFKGFFAEGEQSVREDKVWEKLYNCEVPELLPQPRRICGEFPLKVYPNPANERVFLDQIVESFTRVQLFDLNGNLVHTQNSYDPSAGIPTAQLASGLYIVVAEVGDASFRQKLLVSH from the coding sequence ATGAAGAAAACTTTACTTTTCAGCATACTCATTCTTATCTATACAATTCAGGCGTTCTCCTGCTCACTGGCGGTGAGGGATGTCTCATTTTGTGAGGTAAGTGAATATAAACTCTACATGATCGCTAGTGGAAAGATCATAAAAAAGATCGACCGCGGTTATATCATTGAGATTCATGAGGTATACCGAGGATCAGAGGAAAGATGTGAGGTTAAGGTCTTTGAAAGAGAAGACTGGAATTGTACCGGGATTCCTTTTGATTATGAGATTGAATTCATGGGGGATGTAGGTGATGTGATTCTTTTTCACGCGACTCCTATAGAGACTGCCGAAACAGCCTGGGAGGAAGCGGGTGAGTACAGAAGTCCTTATGTAAAGATCGCTGACTATGATTTCACCAATCTTCCGCTGAAAAAAAATGGTAATAAGTTTAAAGGCTTCTTTGCGGAAGGAGAGCAATCCGTCAGGGAAGACAAGGTTTGGGAAAAACTTTACAATTGCGAGGTTCCTGAACTCCTTCCACAGCCGCGCCGTATTTGCGGTGAATTTCCCTTGAAGGTATATCCCAATCCAGCCAACGAGAGGGTTTTTTTGGATCAGATCGTGGAAAGCTTTACACGTGTGCAATTGTTTGACCTGAATGGAAATCTGGTACATACCCAAAACAGCTACGATCCTTCGGCTGGGATTCCTACCGCTCAATTGGCCTCAGGTCTCTACATTGTTGTAGCGGAAGTAGGAGATGCTAGCTTCAGGCAGAAATTGTTGGTGAGTCATTAA
- a CDS encoding DUF3604 domain-containing protein, which translates to MSRKAIIGLSLLVLIGILGFFIYRVLVPAGPILDPVDNPVRDRATLSKDLDESSIERNPQRNLYWGDLHVHTNMSFDAYIGGASTTPDEAYEFAQGKEIEIYGMNVKIERPLDFAAVTDHSEFMGELYSVQHSDAPGYYAAMAIYFRSIGLDTVKMREMFNRAAASVQEGKRTHLPFFKGFETTKNAWSVILESAERHYKPGEFTTLAAYEWTLGAAAKHIHRNIFFRDMRVPDYPVSAIEAKDENALWAALEEFSAGGSTVMAIPHNSNLSIGHTFLDKTPESAQLQNKYEPLVEVHQAKGNSEVHARFWQNDEFANFENYAFDPPSEKSYVRDALKRGLAYEAEFGVNPFKFGMIGSTDTHNGTAGNTDEWSEFIGNHALLDVSNETRRTRDWILESGSGKKVYDAVNPGGLVAVWAEANTRGDIYDAMKRRETYATSGGRIKVRFFGGYDFDESYGSYDQMVEEGYAKGVAMGSDIAPRDGKSPQFIIWASKDPEGANLDRVQVIKAWYNGEEVQEKIFNVVMSDGRTMNSDGSTQPNSATVNMETGAWDKEKGAVELKIVWTDPEFNPNQKAFYYLRVLENPTARYTLWDKIRYGTIYPDTEALTVQERAWSSPIWYSPK; encoded by the coding sequence ATGTCCCGAAAAGCAATCATCGGACTTTCCCTTCTAGTACTTATTGGTATTCTTGGATTTTTCATCTATCGGGTTCTTGTGCCTGCAGGACCTATACTCGATCCGGTCGATAATCCAGTTAGAGATCGTGCTACTTTATCTAAAGATCTGGATGAAAGCAGCATCGAAAGAAATCCTCAAAGAAATCTGTATTGGGGAGATCTCCATGTACATACCAATATGTCATTTGATGCCTATATCGGGGGAGCCAGCACGACGCCTGATGAGGCATATGAATTTGCTCAGGGAAAGGAAATTGAGATTTACGGGATGAATGTAAAGATTGAGCGACCCCTGGATTTCGCTGCTGTTACGGATCATTCGGAGTTCATGGGAGAACTATACTCGGTTCAACATTCAGATGCTCCGGGTTATTATGCTGCAATGGCTATATATTTTCGCTCTATCGGTCTGGATACGGTCAAGATGCGGGAGATGTTCAATCGTGCTGCAGCTAGTGTCCAGGAAGGAAAAAGGACGCATCTTCCTTTCTTTAAGGGATTTGAAACCACCAAAAATGCATGGTCAGTCATCCTCGAATCTGCAGAGAGACATTATAAGCCGGGTGAGTTTACGACTTTAGCAGCCTATGAATGGACCCTGGGCGCTGCGGCAAAGCATATTCACCGAAATATTTTCTTTAGAGATATGCGAGTTCCGGATTATCCGGTAAGTGCCATCGAAGCCAAAGATGAAAATGCCCTCTGGGCAGCATTGGAAGAGTTTAGCGCAGGAGGATCGACCGTAATGGCGATCCCGCATAATTCCAATTTATCGATCGGACATACCTTCCTCGACAAAACTCCTGAATCCGCCCAACTTCAAAACAAATATGAACCTTTGGTCGAAGTGCATCAGGCAAAAGGAAATTCGGAAGTGCATGCCCGCTTCTGGCAGAATGATGAATTCGCCAATTTCGAAAACTACGCCTTCGATCCTCCTTCAGAAAAGAGCTATGTACGAGATGCGCTTAAAAGAGGACTGGCCTATGAAGCCGAATTTGGTGTAAATCCTTTTAAGTTCGGTATGATCGGTAGTACTGATACCCACAATGGAACTGCGGGCAATACCGACGAATGGAGTGAATTTATTGGGAATCATGCTTTACTGGATGTCAGTAATGAAACTCGCAGGACAAGGGATTGGATTTTGGAGAGTGGTTCGGGTAAAAAAGTATATGATGCAGTAAATCCGGGAGGATTAGTAGCCGTTTGGGCCGAAGCTAATACACGAGGAGATATCTACGATGCCATGAAAAGGAGAGAAACCTATGCGACCAGTGGGGGTAGAATAAAAGTTCGTTTTTTTGGGGGATATGATTTTGACGAAAGTTATGGCTCTTATGATCAAATGGTAGAAGAAGGATATGCGAAAGGGGTTGCGATGGGCAGCGATATTGCGCCTAGAGATGGGAAGTCCCCTCAGTTTATCATTTGGGCGAGCAAAGATCCTGAGGGCGCTAATTTGGATAGAGTGCAAGTGATCAAAGCCTGGTATAATGGAGAAGAGGTGCAGGAAAAGATTTTCAATGTCGTTATGTCTGACGGTCGGACTATGAATTCAGATGGTAGCACTCAGCCCAATTCAGCCACAGTGAATATGGAAACGGGAGCCTGGGACAAAGAGAAGGGGGCGGTAGAATTAAAAATCGTATGGACTGATCCTGAATTTAATCCTAATCAAAAGGCTTTTTATTATCTCCGTGTATTAGAAAATCCAACAGCCCGCTATACCCTTTGGGATAAAATCCGCTACGGTACAATTTATCCAGATACCGAAGCTTTGACTGTTCAGGAGCGTGCCTGGTCCAGTCCCATTTGGTATTCGCCGAAGTAG